One Papaver somniferum cultivar HN1 chromosome 10, ASM357369v1, whole genome shotgun sequence genomic window carries:
- the LOC113318926 gene encoding hydroxyproline O-galactosyltransferase GALT6-like: MKKSNDKFVSLSKQRSVLVLFCIGFVYLLLMSLEIPLFLKTATSLSSLPSELNNNINGFLPFQLDSEEELQNKESPIKPKDHIPFRVAQKTSFHLIQQQQQPKRKLKNEYKTISGLIFQENSFNTSGGKDGFSELQKSAKHAWEVGRKFWEEVESGKIEENIGLEKKNRSELSSCPHSITLTGSEFGEKGKLLVLPCGLTLGSHITLVGRPYDAHSEHNPKIALVKDGSDSVLVSQFMMELKGLKTVDGEDPPRILHFNPRLKGDWSGKPVIEQNTCYRMQWNTALRCEGWKSKADEETVDGQVKCEKWIRDDGNRSEESKAKWWLNRLIGRTKKVTVDWAFPFEEKKLFVLTLSAGLEGYHVHVDGRHVTSFPYRTGFVLEDATGLSLNGDIEVHSIFAASLPTSHPSFEPQRHLEMSSAWQAPPLPDGPVELFIGILSAGNHFAERMAVRKSWMQSKLIKSADVVARFFVALNGRKEVNVELKKEAEFFGDIVIVPFMDSYDLVVLKTVAICEYGVREVSAKYVMKCDDDTFVRVDAVLKEAKKVPENKSLYVGNMNYFHKPLRDGKWAVTYEEWPEEAYPAYANGPGYIVSSDIAQFIVSDFEKHKLRLFKMEDVSMGMWVEEFSNKIQVEYRHSLRFCQFGCIEDYLTSHYQSPRQMICMWEKLQKKGKPQCCNMR; this comes from the exons ATGAAGAAATCGAATGATAAATTCGTTTCATTGAGTAAACAAAGATCAGTACTAGTTTTATTCTGTATAGGGTTTGTATATTTACTGTTAATGAGTTTAGAAATTCCATTGTTTCTCAAAACAGCAACTAGTTTATCTTCATTACCATCTGAGCTGAATAATAATATTAATGGATTTCTTCCATTTCAGCTTGACAGTGAAGAAGAATTACAAAACAAAGAATCCCCAATTAAACCTAAAGATCATATTCCCTTTAGGGTTGCTCAAAAAACATCTTTTCACCtaattcaacagcagcagcagccaaAGAGAAAGTTGAAGAATGAATATAAAACAATATCAGGTTTGATTTTTCAAGAGAATTCTTTCAATACTAGTGGTGGTAAAGATGGGTTTTCAGAGTTACAGAAATCTGCAAAACATGCATGGGAAGTAGGGAGGAAGTTCTGGGAAGAGGTTGAATcagggaaaattgaggagaatATTGGATTAGAAAAGAAGAATAGATCCGAATTATCATCATGCCCACATTCAATTACACTAACAGGAAGTGAATTTGGGGAAAAGGGTAAGCTGTTGGTGTTACCATGTGGGTTAACATTAGGATCACATATTACACTTGTGGGTAGACCATATGATGCTCATTCTGAACATAACCCAAAGATTGCACTTGTCAAAGATGGGTCTGATTCTGTGTTGGTTTCACAGTTTATGATGGAATTAAAAGGTTTGAAAACTGTGGATGGGGAAGATCCACCTAGGATTTTGCATTTTAATCCTAGGCTTAAAGGAGATTGGAGTGGTAAACCTGTAATTGAGCAGAATACTTGTTATAGGATGCAATGGAATACTGCTCTTAGGTGTGAAGGTTGGAAATCAAAAGCTGATGAAGAAACTG TTGATGGGCAGGTTAAGTGTGAGAAGTGGATTCGAGATGACGGCAATCGATCAGAGGAATCAAAGGCGAAATGGTGGTTAAATAGGTTGATTGGTCGAACAAAGAAGGTTACTGTTGATTGGGCATTCCCATTTGAAGAGAAGAAGTTGTTTGTGCTTACCCTTAGTGCTGGCTTAGAAGGTTATCATGTCCATGTTGACGGGAGGCATGTAACCTCTTTCCCTTACCGCACC GGATTTGTTCTTGAGGATGCTACTGGTTTATCACTGAATGGGGATATTGAAGTGCATTCCATTTTTGCGGCTTCCTTACCAACATCgcatccaagttttgaaccaCAGAGGCATCTAGAGATGTCTAGTGCTTGGCAAGCCCCACCTCTTCCTGATGGACCCGTGGAACTTTTCATTGGTATCCTTTCTGCTGGAAACCATTTCGCAGAGAGGATGGCTGTGAGGAAGTCATGGATGCAGTCTAAACTGATCAAATCAGCAGATGTGGTTGCTCGGTTCTTTGTAGCACTG AATGGAAGAAAGGAAGTGAATGTAGAGCTAAAGAAAGAAGCAGAATTCTTTGGTGATATTGTCATTGTCCCCTTTATGGACAGTTATGACCTTGTCGTTTTGAAGACTGTTGCAATTTGTGAATATGGG GTTCGTGAAGTTTCTGCAAAATATGTTATGAAGTGCGACGATGATACATTTGTAAGGGTGGATGCAGTACTCAAAGAGGCAAAGAAAGTGCCCGAGAATAAGAGCCTCTATGTGGGTAACATGAATTATTTCCACAAGCCTTTGCGTGATGGTAAATGGGCAGTGACTTATGAG GAATGGCCAGAAGAAGCATATCCAGCATACGCAAATGGACCAGGCTACATAGTGTCATCTGACATTGCACAATTCATCGTATCTGATTTTGAGAAACACAAGCTAAGA ctCTTCAAGATGGAAGATGTGAGCATGGGAATGTGGGTGGAAGAGTTCAGCAACAAGATCCAGGTGGAATATCGACATAGCCTGAGGTTTTGTCAGTTTGGATGTATCGAAGATTATTTGACATCACATTATCAATCACCAAGACAGATGATATGCATGTGGGAGAAGttacagaagaagggaaaacctCAGTGCTGCAACATGAGATGA
- the LOC113315410 gene encoding uncharacterized protein LOC113315410, which yields MISKVLAEILKYDLPCIISDQQYAFIKQRQILDCALLANECIDSRIKSGIPGVICKIDFEKAFSHVSWDFNDDVLAKMGFGELWRKWIQVCISDTHISVLINDLAHTKLTIGKGSTQGDPLSPFIFIIVAEALHLLLQSGKEHGHIGGFAMSQNGIVITHLQFSDDTLVFLDDSTDQMNYLRYYLLGFEMLSDVHINFSKCSFFGVAVASNLENMAAMLAYFVPGKVLALTKPDSSDTKKGYHYVGWKNCRKPLKAERPGIKSVKSMNKALISKCWWRFNKEKKALRRNCIVSKYDSTLLDRENKNPKPGNKCEVWKNIFAYLKTFKQCSRFRLGDGATIRFWEDTWLDDQPLYLVFPHIYSITYTKKWTVQKCVESLFNGGPWNIGLDRRLSQTQMQEVSALIVLFENLSLGSEQDTLVWSVDKSGLFIVKSAYSWFEKEHPLYHTSEPEIRKGHWARLYYDQLGYAFRNVGSVYFLA from the exons ATGATTTCTAAAGTGTTAGCAGAAATATTAAAATATgatctcccatgtatcatttcAGATCAGCAATATGCTTTCATAAAACAGAGACAAATTCTTGACTGTGCTCTTTTGGCAAACGAATGCATTGACTCGCGAATCAAGAGTGGTATCCCAGGGGTGATATGCAAGATAGATTTTGAGAAGGCTTTTAGCCACGTCTCTTGGGATTTCAATGATGATGTGCTGGCTAAAATGGGTTTTGGAGAATTGTGGAGAAAGTGGATCCAAGTTTGTATCTCAGATACTCATATCTCGGTCTTAATCAACGACTTGGCTCATACAAAATTGACCATTGGAAAAGGATCGACGCAAGGTGACCCTCTCTCaccctttatttttattattgttgCTGAAGCCTTACATCTCTTGCTGCAATCTGGTAAAGAACATGGTCATATTGGCGGTTTCGCAATGAGTCAAAATGGGATCGTGATTACCCATCTTCAGTTTTCCGACGACACGTTAGTCTTTCTCGATGATTCTACGGATCAAATGAACTATCTGAGATATTATCTCCTTGGGTTTGAGATGTTATCCGACGTTCATATAAACTTCTCCAAATGCAGCTTCTTTGGAGTGGCAGTAGCTTCTAATCTGGAGAATATGGCTGCAATGTTAGCCT ACTTTGTTCCTGGAAAAGTTCTTGCTTTAACAAAGCCG GATTCTTCGGATACTAAAAAAGGTTATCACTATGTGGGTTGGAAGAATTGTCGTAAACCTCTGAAAGCTGAAAGACCGGGTATCAAATCAGTCAAAAGTATGAATAAAGCTCTGATTTCAAAGTGTTGGTGGCGCTTTAACAAAGAAAAAAAGGCCTTGCGGAGGAATTGTATAGTTTCTAAGTATGATTCAACTCTTTTGGACAGAGAGAATAAAAATCCAAAACCAGGAAACAAGTGTGAAGTTTGGAAGAATATCTTTGCTTATTTGAAGACATTCAAACAGTGTTCAAGGTTTCGTTTAGGTGATGGGGCTACGATCAGATTCTGGGAAGATACTTGGCTCGACGACCAACCATTATATTTGGTTTTTCCTCACATCTATTCCATCACATATACAAAGAAATGGACAGTCCAAAAATGTGTCGAATCGTTATTCAATGGTGGACCGTGGAACATTGGTCTGGACAGAAGGCTCTCTCAAACCCAAATGCAAGAAGTTTCTGCTCTTATTGTCTTATTCGAAAACTTATCACTTGGTTCTGAACAAGACACTCTCGTGTGGTCAGTCGACAAAAGCGGCCTGTTCATAGTGAAATCTGCTTATTCTTGGTTCGAAAAAGAGCATCCATTATACCATACAAGC GAACCTGAAATTCGTAAAGGGCATTGGGCTAGACTATATTATGACCAATTGGGGTATGCTTTTCGTAACGTAGGGTCTGTCTATTTTTTGGCTTAA